The Calothrix sp. PCC 7507 DNA segment TACAAGCACAGGTTATACCTACCACTGCTTGTGACTCATTTCGCAATGGCTCTACAGTTAAATCATAATAGCGATTTCCTTGTGCAGTTGTAATCGATAATTCATCTCGTGTACCGACACCAGTAGTCAACACTCCCAGTTTAATTACCGTTAGACGTTGGGCATCTTCAGCCGAAATCAGTTCCCAGTCTTGTTTGCCTAACATTTCTTCAGCCTTCAAGCCAAAACCGGGGTTATATACCCAGGTATAACGTAATTCCTCGTTTTGGTTAAAGACAAAGATGGGTGAGTTTTTTAAAGCTACCCGGAATCGTTCCTCACTACGTCGCAGTGCCACCTCTCCCCGTTGACGCTCGATCGCATAACGCATTGAACGTACCAGCAAATCACCTGTCACTTGCCCTTTGACTAAATAATCCTGCGCTCCTGCTTGCATGGCTCGCAAAGCCAAGGTTTCATCGTCCATACCCGTTAAGACGATAATAGGAATTGCTTTTGCTTGATGATGGGTTCTCACAAAGGTGTCTAACCCCTGGCTATCTGGCAATGAAAGGTCTAACAAAATCAAATCAAAGCTTTGGTTAACTAGATAGTTAAGTGCTTCATCTAGCCGCTGAGTGGGTATCAACTCCACCGTGACTGTGGTGACATCCCTTAAAAACTCTTGTAATAACAGAACATCACCAGGATTGTCTTCTACTAATAAAACTTTAATATTTTCTCCTGCCATGTTGATTACTCCGGTGGCAGCTTGACAATGGCAAACCAAAAGTTTTCTATAGAGCGCACAATTTTCACAAATTGATCGAAGTCAACTGGCTTAGTTATGTAGCAGTTGGCACATAAGTTATAGGCTTTCAGCACGTCTTCTTCAGCGTGGGAAGTCGTCAAGACAACAACGGGAATTCGCCGGAGATTTTCATCGGCTTTAATTTCTGCCAATACTTCTCGCCCATCTTTCCTAGGCAGGTTCAAATCCAACAGCACAATATCGGGATGGGCAGCTGCGGTATATTGTTCTTGTTTTCGCAAGAATGCCATAGCCTCTACCCCATCTTCGACTACGTTCAGGTGAATTGAAATTTTGCTATCTTCAAGGGCGATCCTTGTGAGCAGGGCATCGCCAGGATTGTCTTCTACTAACAAAACCTCAATAGGCATAATCGCTGCTCTAGTATTCACGATTGCTATCCTGCTTTATCTGGAATTGTAAAGTAAAAAATCGAGCCTTGACCCGGTTCCGACTCAACCCAGATACTACCGTGATGACGTTCGATAATTTTCTTGCAAATTGCTAGACCAATACCAGTACCTGGATACTTACTTCTACCATGTAAGCGCTGAAAAATCACAAAGATGCGTTCCGCATATTGAGTTTCTAAACCAATTCCATTATCGCGCACTGAGAATAACCATTCGGTTTCTGTCAGGTTGAGATTTGTATGTTTTTCATCTGGGGTGACTGTTCTCTTCACCGCGCCGATATGAATTTTGGGTGGTTCTTCCCGACTAAATTTGATGGCGTTACTGATGAAGTTTTGAAACACTTGCAGCATTTGGGTAGTATCAGCTCTTACTTGGGGTAAGGAGTCATGGGTGATTACTGCACCACTTTCTTTGATTGCTACTTGGAGATTAGCGATCGCCTTTGCTAAAACAGTCTGACAATCAACCAATACAAAGGGTTGTCCACGGGTACTGACGCGGGAATAGTTCAACAAATCGCTGATTAGTCTCTGCATCCGCCGCGCCCCGTCTACGGCGTAGCCAATGAATTCATCGGCGTTGGCATCTAGCTGATTTTTATACCTCCGCTCTAGTAGCTGTAAATAACTAGTCACCATCCGCAATGGTTCCTGTAAGTCATGGGAAGCCACGTAAGCAAACTGTTCTAACTCGGCGTTAGAACGGGCGAGTTCTTGGCGTTGGCGAGTTTCACGTTCCAACAGTTGTGCCTGGGATAAAGCAATGCCAATTTGGTTAGCTAACTGTTGCAATAACTCCAACTCAAAGCTTGTCCATTGTCGAGGGGAGGCACACTGATGGGCGATCAATAAGCCCCAAATGCTATCTCGCATGAGAATGGGCACTACTAAGTTAGCTTTGACACCAAACTGCTGGAGAAATTTTCGATAACAACCTTGGATATTGGCATCGGTAACATCTGCGATCGCACTGACTCTGCCCTGACGATATTTCTCTAAGTAGTTTTGCTGAAAACAGTGGTCAAGAATGTTTTGTCCTAGAACTACTGGCCAACCAGGCTGTACCGCCTCTTGCACCACTTTTCCCGAACCATCAGCCCAGAGTTGAAAAATCAAGACTCGATCAGCTTGCAGAAGTTTTTGCACTTCTGTAACTGTAGTTTGGAGGATTTCTTCCAGTTGTAATGATTCCCGAATTTTTAAGGTGATTTGGGCGAATAATTGCGATCGCTTATTTTGCCGTTTTAATTCTGCCTCTGCACACTGGCGATCAGTAATATCTTGCAGATAAACAGATAATCCTTCTGTGGCTGGATAGGCGTGAATTTCCCACCAGCGATCGCTTGATGGATAATATTCTGCAAATTCCACACTCATTTGTTTGGCGATCGCCCTGTGAAACTCACTATAGGATTTTGTACCAATTATTTCTGGAAACACTTCCCAAATACTATTACCCAATAACTCATGCTGAGTTTTCTGCAACACCCGTTCTGCTTGACTATTAACGTAGGTGAATCGCCATTCGCGATCTAACGCGAAAAAAGCATCAGTAATTCTTTCGAGAATCTTCGTAATGCGATTTCTTGATACTTCCGCCGCCGTCCTTACTGCTTGCTCATGCGTCATTAATTCCCCAGTAATCCGAGAAATCTCTACTACATTCAGCCTCAGTTCTAGTTGATCAATCACCAAGCGACTTAAAGCGACAACGGACTCTATTTGTTTTTGGCTGAGTTCCCGTGGCACTCTGTCAATTACACAGAGAGTTCCCAGCATATCACCCTTGGGTGTAATTAAGGGCACACCCACATAAAAACGCACATAAGGGTAGGATGTCACTACCGGATTTTGCGCCAATTTTTCATCAGCTAACGTATCAGGAACCACCACAACCTGACGTTGCTCCTGGCACAGGTAAGATAATCCCACATTCCGGGGCATTTCTGGTACATCTATACCTAGTTTGGCCTTAAACCACTGACGATTTTCGTCAATGAAATTCACCAAAACAATGGGAGCATCACAAATGAAGGCTGCTAACCGAGCCAAATTGTCGTAAGCTTCTTCCGGTTCAGTGTCCAGAATTTGATATTGGTGGAGGGCTTCCAGTCTAGCTGCTTCACCGTTAGAGGATACATGTTTCATATTAATTACGAAACCGACAATTTATTATTTTTAATCCTTGCAAATAAAACAGAGTCAAAATTAAATCAGTGAACAGTTATCATCGAACTGCTCAGTAACCACCCCGACTGTAGCAATATCTCACAGAGGGAACCCATCACTTTGAGGATACTGCTGGCGAATCAGGACTCAGACCCCTCAATGCTGATCCACACAGAACTCTCACACAGCCCGACATATCGCCCACACCCTAGAAGGGTGGGGCTACTGATACAAAGACTGCAACAGCAGGCTAGAGAAATTTAGCCTTGAAAAGCAAGGCTACCCTGCCTTAAGCCGCTGCGCGTCTATGTTTGATTAGCCGCACCCTTCTAGTAGTCTGTCAGGGTTGAAATGAGGGACTGTAGTGTGAGCGTCTCGCTCACGCGGGCTTTTCGGCCCGCACTACCAAAAACCCCTCAAAACAAAATTGACAAACCACTAGGGTGAAGGCGGGATTGTGGGATAAGCGAGGGGTCTGACACCCTATTCCCCAACAGCATCCTTTTAGAGGTGGAGGACTCTGGCTACCAACTGATAACTGATCAGCGACTGCGGCATTTAAGTTGCATATTTCATCGTGTAGACCGTTAACTGTCAACTGTCAACAGTCAACAAAAAAACGATTGATTGTGCAATGAATCAGCGTTTTAGCTTAACTGATAACTGTCTCTCAGATTATTCAGTCTATAACTTATTGGAGGAGTTTTTTTAGCTTTGTGTCAAAAAGCTACATATTAACTCTTAAAAATCGCATTTAAGGTACAACGCTACCAATGCGTTGTTTTGGCTTCATATACCTCGTTTTATGGCGTATTTTTATTTACCAGTATATTGCTGAAAACTCAGGATGCATTTACTCCCCATCCAATTGATAAACCTTTAAATAAGCTTGATTCATCAATAGCTCCTACAAAAATTATACTCGGAATTGGCAACAACTTCATCAATTGTTATCCGCAGGATGAAGTTAAATTTAATTTTCGGTGTAAGTACTTATTCTTATCAGTTCAAAGAGAACAAGAAAACCTAAATAAGTGTATTCACTCTAGGCAATTATTTGATTTCTTCATTAAGTTTGCATAGAGATTATGACTTATACCAATTTTGTCAAAAGAAGGCGACAGATAAATTCGTAGAGGCGGGGTTTACCCAACCTTGATGACAATCCATGTGTCGCCAAAATTTGACTCACTTTGAACAGGAATTGCCAATATATCTAGCAAAAAGCAGTATTAACAAATACAGTTATGACAGACAACATTCTGAATTTCATAGAATTTAAAAAAGACGGCATAGATGGTGTTGATGGACTTGCTGGTTCTTGGTCTGTAACTGTCAGCCCTGATGGCAAATTCCTTTATGCCGCTGGTTCTAAGGACTCAGCGGTAGCAGTATTTAAGCGGAATCCAGATACAGGCAAGTTGAGTTTTGTTGAAGTTCAAAAAGATGGTGTAGGGGGAGTTGATGGACTTAATTATGTCACCTCCGTCACTGTCAGCCCTGACGGTAAATTCCTCTATGCATCTGGATTTGGTGACTCAGCGGTAGCAGTATTTAAGCGGAATCCAGATACAGGCAAGTTGAGTTTTGTTGAAGTTCAAAAAAATAATGTAGGGGGTATTACTGGGCTTTTCAGCGTTGACTATGTCACCGTCAGCCCCGATAATAAATTTCTCTATACTGCTGCATATAATGACTCAGCGGTGGCAGTGTTTCAGCGGAATACAGATACAGGCCAACTAAGTTTTGTCGAAGTTAAAAAAAATGGCATAGCGGGTATCACTGGGCTGGGACAGGTCTCTTCCATCACTGTTAGTCCCGACAACAATTTCCTCTATACAACTGGATTAAATGACTCAGCAGTGGCGGTGTTTAAACGGGATGCAACCACAGGTAAGTTGAGTTTTGTCGAAGTTAAAAAAGACGGCGTAGGCGGTGTTGATGGACTTGGTGGTGTCTTCTCTGCCACCATCAGTCCCGATGGTCAATACCTCTATGCTGCTGGATATTATGACTCAGCAGTGGCGGTGTTTAAACGGGATAAAACCACAGGCAAGTTGAGTTTTGTCGAAGTTAAAAAAGATGGTGTAGGGGGTGTTGATGGGCTTGGTGGTGCGTTCTCTGTCACCATCAGCCCCGATGGTAAATATGTCTATGCAGCGGGACGCATTGACTCAGCAGTCGCGATGTTTGCACGGGATGCAAACACAGGTAAGTTGAGTTTCCTGAAAGTGCAAAAAGATGGCGTAGGCAGTGTTGACGGGCTGGCTGATGCCTACTCTGTCACCCTCAGCCCAGATGGTAAATACCTCTATGCGGCAGGACGAAATGACTCGGCGGTGGCAGTCTTTAATACCGCGCCCCAGAATGAGAATAATATTGCTCCGACTACTCTACTAGCAAAGTTGGCGATCGCTAATACTTTGTCTGAAAATGAGACTAATACAGCTACACTCACAAAGCTGGACACTGAGGACATCTTTACTATCAAAAATAACTTTGAAGATAGTAAAGCAAAACTCTCAGTTAAAATTCAAAGCAACACTGCTCAATTGGTGAATCAACTGTCTGTATTTACAGTTGATGATGCCCAAGGTACGATTGACGGTATCGTCCCTGGTGCAGTAGGCTACACAGAAAAGGCTCTCCAGCGTTCAAAGGTGATTTTCTCGCCAATTGCCAATTTGCCTGATGGTTTTAATCCTACTGACCTGACAAGCTTACTAGAGTTTGAGTCTGGGGCAAACCTCAGATTCTACTTGGTACGCAACAGCACTACTGAAGAGGTGCTGTCTGGAAAAACCCCCTTGTCTGATGTACTGTTTCTCAACGAGGGAGTTGCAGAAGATGACGGGTTCTCTCTTAACTTCCAGGATTTAGTAGTGAAAATTCAAGCCACAAATCAAGCATTACCTTTGGGTACAGGTTTACAAGGGCAGCAACAAGGTGAATTAATTGATTTACGGGGTGTGACACAATCAGTAACGGCTGAGTTCATTGTCAATAGAGAGGCTGCATACGACAACTTTGTCGGCTTCTATGCAGTAGCTGATGAGAACGGTGGTATTGATACTAATGGTGATGGTATCGCAGATGTTCTCGTTGGGCAGGCTGGTTACACCGAAGCTGCTGTGAGTCAGCGTGTTGCGGGTATTGACTTGACAGTGAATAACCAAGGTACAGCAACTTACACTGGCACTTTCGAGGCTGATTCTTTGTTTGCACCATTTATTATTGCTAATGGTAGACCCGATGCAATTCTTGATAGTGATCCCAACAACAATCCAGATGTTTACTTCTCTTTCTTAGGTGCTAACACTGATCAAGCATCTCACATTCGTTTATTGGGAAGTAACACCTTTGGTTTTGAAGACTTAGTCAATGGCGGGAACCAAGATTACAATGATTTCATTGTGCGGATTAACTTGAGTGTGAATAACCCCACTACCTGACATATTATACCATGTCCGGTGAAAGACTGATCATGAAGACTGCAAGGGAGCAGGGGGGAGAAAGAGTTTTCAGGTTTTTGCACAGATGCGGGATTCATAATTAATCAGCCGGACATGATATTACATGTCTAAACCTAGATGTTTTCGCAGCGCCTGACGCATAACATCTACAGGTATAGCCTCCCTTTGCAACCAGATTTTTAAAGCAGCTACTCCTTGTTGGACTAGCATTTCCAAGCCATCAATTGTAATTGCACCTTGTTTTTGTGCTTGTTGGAGAAATTGCGTTGGCTGAGGAATATAGATTAAATCGTAGGCGATCGCATTCGGTGATAAGCTTGACATCTCCTCTGCACTCAAAGGTGAATCATTAATTTTGGGATACATCCCTATCGGGGTTGTGTTTACGAGTAGGTCTGCTTGGGGAATCAGTTTGGGGAGTTCTAGCCATTCATGGACTTGCAAATTCTCATTTAGTGGCGAATTACTCCAACTATTGCGGAATGCTGTTAATTTCTCGTGGTTGCGCCCCACAATATGAATTTCTGCAAAACCCAACTGATGACAACCGGCTACAACTGCTCTCGCAGCACCGCCATTACCTAAAATTACTGCTATCTTCTGACTCCAATCTTGGTGATATGTTGTTTGCAAAGGGACGATAAATCCTTCTACATCCGTGTTTGTCCCTACCCATTGATTATTTTGGCGAGTAACAGTGTTAACAGCCCCTACAGATTGAGCAAGTGGTGAAATTTCTGAGAGTAGGGGTATAATTGCTTGCTTGTGAGGGATTGTCACATTAAAGCCGACAACTCCAACAGCAGCAAAACCTGCGATCGCTACTGCTAAATTCTGTGGTTCTATAGGAAAAGGGAGATAAACATAGTCTAGTCCCAGTTGGGCGATGTCTTCTACCATCTGCGCTAACGCTGCATTATGCATCAATGGCGACAGTGAATGTTCCACCGGATGCCCAATCACCCCTAAAATCTTAGTCTTGCCTGTAATTAATGGTTTTGTCATTTATCCCCCATTCCCCATTCCCAATACTAGCTACAATTATTAACAGCTACTTAACATTTCTTTAGAATATGCAGGCAACTACCGCCTCCTCTACAACCTCGCTTCCTGGTCAATATTGGCAGTGGCGAGGGCATAATGTTTACTATGTACGAGCCGGAGAGAAACAACCGCAACGTCCACCCTTGTTGTTGGTGCATGGCTTTGGAGCTTCTACAGACCACTGGCGCAAGAATATCACAGGACTAAATCAGGATTTCGAGGTATTTGCGATCGATTTATTAGGGTTTGGACGCTCCGCCAAGCCTAAGCTACAGTATAGCGGCGACTTATGGCGTGACCAACTCAATGATTTTATCAGTGAGGTGATTGGTCAAAAAACAGTATTAGCAGGTAACTCCCTTGGTGGCTATGCTTCCTTATGTGTTGCTGCACAACATCCTGATAGCACAGCGGGTTTAGTTTTGCTTAATAGTGCGGGACCTTTTAGCACTCCACAACCGACATCAGAACCGGAAGCTTTACAATCACAAATTCAGCCTCCCAAAGAATCCTCTGGATTACAGAAGCTACTGGGTAATAGTGTTAAGTGGATGTTTCAACAACCTTTAGCCCAATTTCTCTTATTTCAATATGTGCGACAACGTTGGGTGATTCGCCAAACCCTAGAAAAAGTTTATCTTGACAAGAGCGCAATTACAGACCAGTTAGTAGAAGAAATTTATCGTCCTGCTTACGACGCTGGTGCTTTAGATGTGTTTGTTTCAGTTTTTAGCACTCCTCAAGGAGAAAAAGTTGATGTGCTATTGAGGCAATTAACTTGTTCCTTATTACTATTATGGGGTGAAGCTGATCCTTGGATGAATTGTCGGGAACGTTCCCAAAAGTTCCGGCAATATTATCCGGAACTAAAAGAATATTTTCTCACGGCGGGTCATTGTCCCCACGATGAAGTACCGAATCAGGTAAACTCACTTTTACGTGATTGGGTATTGTCTATCAATTAGAGCAACCTCATTAAAATGTTTAAAAGCATAGATTCTCGACTTCTGAGAGAAGTCGGGAATCTGATTATTATCCCTAGTTCAATTTTGGGTTCCATCAAAAGTAGTTTTCTTAACTTCTTGCTCTAGTTGGTCGCTAATAATCTCAGTACCTATTTCCGGCTTATCCAAGTTGACTCTAACAAAATTTGTCTGGTCTTTTTCTGTAAATTTCTTGTCATTATCAGAGTCTTTGATAATTTTTAAGAAAATGGCATTTTGACTGGAGACAACAACCCAATTGATAATTTGGGTATTGTTTGGGGTAATTTGTTGGAGATTCTTACCTGATAAATCAGAGAGATAGCCAATAATGGCATCTCTTTCATTAAGTTTTTTATCTCCATTGGTATCTTGATCTAGAATTCTATACAACCAAAATCTTGTGTTTGGTTTACCCGCTGATTTTGTCTCCACTAAATCGAAAGAATTTATAATAGCTTTTTTATTTAATAAAAGATGAGTATCTCCATCTGGTTTATGGTAAAAAATAATGTTAGATAATTTACCATATTTAGTATCATAACGTGAAAGATTAAAGTTAGTTTCATCCTTTTTACGTGGTTCTGTGAGATTAACTGGAATCATCAAATAATCTGACTGTGCTTTAATGATTAAGTCACCATAATCTATCTCTGCCTCTGGCTGCGGCTTTTCAGTAGCATTTGCATTCGTTTGTTGTGTATTTCTAGCAAGTTTTGCATCACACGACAAAGAAATTATAGATATTATTGTAGCTAAAACAATTTTCTTTAAACAACTATTATTCATTATTGAAATCTCCCAGCTAAATATATTACTGTCTTATTTTATTCCCTGCTGGAAAATCTCCCAGATTCATGTTTGAGTATGTTGTAAGAAGGTGGGCGTAAATAAAGTTAATTAGTATACGCATAGCGTCTCCGAGAGGAGAGGGTCGTCATTTATCCTCACTTTTAAAGTTCTGATGCCTGCGGCAACCCCTCCGGTGTACGGAGGTTTCCTCCAATCAGACTTTGCACTTTGTCATTTATATAAAATAATCTCACTAATCAAGTATAAATTAAAAAAAGTAATATAAAAGCCGAAAACCTGGTCAGATGTGACCAGGTTCGCTCAAGTTTGGAGGTTTCAAATTTTTAGACGTGTTAACTAGTTGGAATCAACAAATAGGGTGGATATAACAACTAGTAAACTCAGCATTTTTTGTTTTTCCGCTTTGGGATTTGGCTTAATCTTTTTTGAAAAGATTGTGTGCCACTTTAAAATCATTATGCTGAAATTTACCTGGGTTGATGACGGGGGACACTGAGTCATTACCCATTTAGTTTAGATTGTGCTTTGTTTGGTGTCCTACTTATTAACTTACCACCTCATATCAGCAGTCACTAACTATTATTTACCAAAGTTGATGTTTTGTTAGATTTTGCAATATTGAAAGCTAGAGATACCTGAATTCTACCCTTTGGGAAACGGGTGCGTCCCAGTTTTTATAAACGCCCATAGGAACCAGTAGCCTGGGGCTATAAATACGAAGCCTGCTGACCCAGACTATGAGTGTTTATAGCCTGGGTCAGCAGGCATTGTTCGTGTAGCAATACCCTAAAAGGGTATTGATTAAAAAA contains these protein-coding regions:
- a CDS encoding response regulator encodes the protein MPIEVLLVEDNPGDALLTRIALEDSKISIHLNVVEDGVEAMAFLRKQEQYTAAAHPDIVLLDLNLPRKDGREVLAEIKADENLRRIPVVVLTTSHAEEDVLKAYNLCANCYITKPVDFDQFVKIVRSIENFWFAIVKLPPE
- a CDS encoding GAF domain-containing protein, with product MKHVSSNGEAARLEALHQYQILDTEPEEAYDNLARLAAFICDAPIVLVNFIDENRQWFKAKLGIDVPEMPRNVGLSYLCQEQRQVVVVPDTLADEKLAQNPVVTSYPYVRFYVGVPLITPKGDMLGTLCVIDRVPRELSQKQIESVVALSRLVIDQLELRLNVVEISRITGELMTHEQAVRTAAEVSRNRITKILERITDAFFALDREWRFTYVNSQAERVLQKTQHELLGNSIWEVFPEIIGTKSYSEFHRAIAKQMSVEFAEYYPSSDRWWEIHAYPATEGLSVYLQDITDRQCAEAELKRQNKRSQLFAQITLKIRESLQLEEILQTTVTEVQKLLQADRVLIFQLWADGSGKVVQEAVQPGWPVVLGQNILDHCFQQNYLEKYRQGRVSAIADVTDANIQGCYRKFLQQFGVKANLVVPILMRDSIWGLLIAHQCASPRQWTSFELELLQQLANQIGIALSQAQLLERETRQRQELARSNAELEQFAYVASHDLQEPLRMVTSYLQLLERRYKNQLDANADEFIGYAVDGARRMQRLISDLLNYSRVSTRGQPFVLVDCQTVLAKAIANLQVAIKESGAVITHDSLPQVRADTTQMLQVFQNFISNAIKFSREEPPKIHIGAVKRTVTPDEKHTNLNLTETEWLFSVRDNGIGLETQYAERIFVIFQRLHGRSKYPGTGIGLAICKKIIERHHGSIWVESEPGQGSIFYFTIPDKAG
- a CDS encoding beta-propeller fold lactonase family protein, whose amino-acid sequence is MTDNILNFIEFKKDGIDGVDGLAGSWSVTVSPDGKFLYAAGSKDSAVAVFKRNPDTGKLSFVEVQKDGVGGVDGLNYVTSVTVSPDGKFLYASGFGDSAVAVFKRNPDTGKLSFVEVQKNNVGGITGLFSVDYVTVSPDNKFLYTAAYNDSAVAVFQRNTDTGQLSFVEVKKNGIAGITGLGQVSSITVSPDNNFLYTTGLNDSAVAVFKRDATTGKLSFVEVKKDGVGGVDGLGGVFSATISPDGQYLYAAGYYDSAVAVFKRDKTTGKLSFVEVKKDGVGGVDGLGGAFSVTISPDGKYVYAAGRIDSAVAMFARDANTGKLSFLKVQKDGVGSVDGLADAYSVTLSPDGKYLYAAGRNDSAVAVFNTAPQNENNIAPTTLLAKLAIANTLSENETNTATLTKLDTEDIFTIKNNFEDSKAKLSVKIQSNTAQLVNQLSVFTVDDAQGTIDGIVPGAVGYTEKALQRSKVIFSPIANLPDGFNPTDLTSLLEFESGANLRFYLVRNSTTEEVLSGKTPLSDVLFLNEGVAEDDGFSLNFQDLVVKIQATNQALPLGTGLQGQQQGELIDLRGVTQSVTAEFIVNREAAYDNFVGFYAVADENGGIDTNGDGIADVLVGQAGYTEAAVSQRVAGIDLTVNNQGTATYTGTFEADSLFAPFIIANGRPDAILDSDPNNNPDVYFSFLGANTDQASHIRLLGSNTFGFEDLVNGGNQDYNDFIVRINLSVNNPTT
- a CDS encoding shikimate dehydrogenase, with the translated sequence MTKPLITGKTKILGVIGHPVEHSLSPLMHNAALAQMVEDIAQLGLDYVYLPFPIEPQNLAVAIAGFAAVGVVGFNVTIPHKQAIIPLLSEISPLAQSVGAVNTVTRQNNQWVGTNTDVEGFIVPLQTTYHQDWSQKIAVILGNGGAARAVVAGCHQLGFAEIHIVGRNHEKLTAFRNSWSNSPLNENLQVHEWLELPKLIPQADLLVNTTPIGMYPKINDSPLSAEEMSSLSPNAIAYDLIYIPQPTQFLQQAQKQGAITIDGLEMLVQQGVAALKIWLQREAIPVDVMRQALRKHLGLDM
- a CDS encoding alpha/beta fold hydrolase — protein: MQATTASSTTSLPGQYWQWRGHNVYYVRAGEKQPQRPPLLLVHGFGASTDHWRKNITGLNQDFEVFAIDLLGFGRSAKPKLQYSGDLWRDQLNDFISEVIGQKTVLAGNSLGGYASLCVAAQHPDSTAGLVLLNSAGPFSTPQPTSEPEALQSQIQPPKESSGLQKLLGNSVKWMFQQPLAQFLLFQYVRQRWVIRQTLEKVYLDKSAITDQLVEEIYRPAYDAGALDVFVSVFSTPQGEKVDVLLRQLTCSLLLLWGEADPWMNCRERSQKFRQYYPELKEYFLTAGHCPHDEVPNQVNSLLRDWVLSIN